The DNA sequence CGAAACCGATAAGAGTAAATTAAATATCTCTATAAACTCTAATGCTAGAAGAATCTCTATATAACCAACCACCAAGAATTAGGAATACAACAAGACTTATTAGATTTCTTAAGGCTCCATTTTGAATGATCGTAGCAAGGAAATTAATTTGCATATTTAAGGCAGCAAATATACCTATTAGTATACCTGTAATTGCATCACCAGCTACAAGACCAGAAGATATTAAGATACCTCTTTCTACTGCTGCATCTCGTTCTGATTCAAGCTTGTTAAACTTCATTTCTACAAGTTTACGTATTATCCCACCAAAGAAAATTGCACTATTTAAGGAGATAGGTAAATAAAGACCTAATGCCACTGGTAGAATAGGAATTTGGGCAAAAGCACAAAATATAGCAATTACTATCCCTATTATGACTAGAGTCCAGGGTAGTTGACCAGTCATGATCCCCTCAGCTATTAATCTCATTAATGTGGCTTGAGGTGCTGTTACCTGTGCACTACCTATTCCATAAGCATTGTGTAAAAGTAATACGGTTGCTCCTGCTATAAACGATGCCAATGCTAAGGACATAAACATACCATTCTGTATCTTTCTGGGATTACCTCCTACTATAAATGTTGCTTTAAGGGACTGAGCAACCCCACCTGCAACAGCTATAGCAACACATACTACACCTGTTGCTAATAAAACTGTAGTCATTCCTTCAGTTCCAGTGGCACCCATAGCCCTATATACTGAAGCTATTACTAATAGGGTTGCAATAGTCATACCAGATACAGGGTTATTACTTGCTCCTATTACCCCAACCATTCTTGCAGATACAACGGAGAAGAAGAAAGAGAAAAAAACTGCAAGTATGGCACCCACTGGACCTGCACCAATTGAAGGCACCAACCAAGTTAATAAAAATCCAAATACAGCAGCTGCTAGTACCCATCCAATTGCTGGTTCCTCATCCACCCTTCTATGTGATTTTGGGCCTTTTCCAAAACCGCCCATAGCTTCTCTAAAAGAGCTAATAATCGTAGGCAAAGATCGAATTAATGATATAAAACCTCCTGCTGCTACAGCTCCTGCTCCTATATATCTAATATAGTTGGACCAGATTTCTGAAGCTGACATTTGTGAAATTAAGGCTGTAGATGGGAAAATTGCTTCTGGAGCATATACCCCAAAAAATCTTATTAAAGGGATAAGGGAAAGCCATGCTAAAACTGAACCTGCAAACATCAATGCTGATGTAGATGTTCCAACGATAAAACCAACTCCTAAAAGTGATGATAATACATCTATACCTATCATGGTGCCCTGGTAAGCCATTATAACATAGGAGGCCGTTTCATCCCATAACCCTAAACCTCCAGATAATAATTTATATCCCGCACCAACTCCAAGCCCTTTTAGTACAGACTGGAATCCTCTACCACCTTGATTTGCATTTACTAAGACTTCAGCTTGAGCCATGGCTTCTGGGTAAATTAATTCTCCATGCTCTTGAACTATTAGATATCTACGGACTGGAGTTATAAAGTATACTCCCATTAATCCTCCAATAATAGTAACCAAAGCTACCGTAGTAATTGAAAGGTTAAGGCCAATTAGTATTATAGCAGGCAATACAAATATTATACCTCCAGCAATTGATTCTCCTACAGCAGCTAAAGATGCCACATAATTTGCCTCTAATATACTATTTCTTCTAAATACGGCTTTTAATAATCCTGTTGCGAGAATTGCTCCAGGAATACCTGCAGAAATAGTAAGTCCTACCTTAAGCCCCAGATAGGTATTTGCTGCTGCAAAGATTATTGCAAATAGAATCCCGAAAAAAATTGAATAGCTAGTGCTCTCAGGTATAACTTCATTAGCTGGAATAAAGGGAACATAATCTTCTCCTCTTACCCCACCATAAGCTTCTTTAGACAATTTCTTTAAATCATCAGACATGATAAACTCCTCCTATGTTTTTCTATTTTAGTTCTTCGAGTAATTTTATTAAAAATTTCCATACCCTTTCTACTGAAGAAATGCTTAAATGTTCTTTTTCTGTATGCACATCATAAAGGTTTGGTCCAAAGCTGATCATATCAGTATCTGGCAAGATCTCCTTCAAAAGACCACATTCAAGCCCTGCATGTATTGCAGTAACTTTCGCTTTCTTATTAAACAATTCCTCGTAAACCTTTACTGCCTTATCACGAATCTTTGAATTTTCATCATATTGCCATGCAGGGTAAGCACCTTCTTCCACTGCTCTAGCACCAGTCCTTTTTGCAATAACTGAAAGAATATCTAATATTTCCCTTAAAGAGCTACCAGAAGAGGATCGGACTGAAGTTGTTATTTCAACAGTATTATCCTTCTCCTCAATAATTGCATTATTTAAGCTCGTTTGAACTAATCCCTCAATGTCTTTTGACATATATTGAACTCCATCAGGTATCATCATTATAAAATCGATTAGATTATCACTCAGCTCTTTAGTGTAGACATTTTCTATTCTTACTTCTTTTAAATCTACTTTTAATCCGCTATCCTCTACTCGGTATTCTTCCTTCAAGTCCTCTACAAGATTATCTATCAAGTTCTTAACCTTATCCATATCGTCAGCTAGTACAGTTGCCATTGCTTCACTAGGTATGGCATTATGTTTGGTGCCACCTTGAATTTGAGATAGCCTTATATTGGCTTTTTCATTACACAAATTTAAAATTCTCCCTAGTAGTTTTATAGCATTAGCTCTCTGCTTATTTATTTCCATGCCAGAGTGCCCACCTTTAAGACCTGAAATATTAATTTTTAGTCCTTTTCCACTTAGCATTTCTTTTTCAAGGTCAAAAGTAATAATTTTATTACAACCACCTGCAC is a window from the Tepidimicrobium xylanilyticum genome containing:
- a CDS encoding OPT family oligopeptide transporter produces the protein MSDDLKKLSKEAYGGVRGEDYVPFIPANEVIPESTSYSIFFGILFAIIFAAANTYLGLKVGLTISAGIPGAILATGLLKAVFRRNSILEANYVASLAAVGESIAGGIIFVLPAIILIGLNLSITTVALVTIIGGLMGVYFITPVRRYLIVQEHGELIYPEAMAQAEVLVNANQGGRGFQSVLKGLGVGAGYKLLSGGLGLWDETASYVIMAYQGTMIGIDVLSSLLGVGFIVGTSTSALMFAGSVLAWLSLIPLIRFFGVYAPEAIFPSTALISQMSASEIWSNYIRYIGAGAVAAGGFISLIRSLPTIISSFREAMGGFGKGPKSHRRVDEEPAIGWVLAAAVFGFLLTWLVPSIGAGPVGAILAVFFSFFFSVVSARMVGVIGASNNPVSGMTIATLLVIASVYRAMGATGTEGMTTVLLATGVVCVAIAVAGGVAQSLKATFIVGGNPRKIQNGMFMSLALASFIAGATVLLLHNAYGIGSAQVTAPQATLMRLIAEGIMTGQLPWTLVIIGIVIAIFCAFAQIPILPVALGLYLPISLNSAIFFGGIIRKLVEMKFNKLESERDAAVERGILISSGLVAGDAITGILIGIFAALNMQINFLATIIQNGALRNLISLVVFLILGGWLYRDSSSIRVYRDI
- a CDS encoding aminoacyl-histidine dipeptidase, which encodes MTSLQNIEPKKVFHWFYELNQIPRCSGDEKRVSDFLVNFAKERGLEVYQDEAYNVIIKKEGTPGYEKSDPVIIQGHMDMVCIKGEGSNHDFSKDPIEMIVEGDILRANNTTLGGDNGIAIAYGLAILDSDDLKHPPLEILITTSEETGMDGAQALTNEHLSGKILLNLDSEEEGVFLVSCAGGCNKIITFDLEKEMLSGKGLKINISGLKGGHSGMEINKQRANAIKLLGRILNLCNEKANIRLSQIQGGTKHNAIPSEAMATVLADDMDKVKNLIDNLVEDLKEEYRVEDSGLKVDLKEVRIENVYTKELSDNLIDFIMMIPDGVQYMSKDIEGLVQTSLNNAIIEEKDNTVEITTSVRSSSGSSLREILDILSVIAKRTGARAVEEGAYPAWQYDENSKIRDKAVKVYEELFNKKAKVTAIHAGLECGLLKEILPDTDMISFGPNLYDVHTEKEHLSISSVERVWKFLIKLLEELK